In the genome of Doryrhamphus excisus isolate RoL2022-K1 chromosome 11, RoL_Dexc_1.0, whole genome shotgun sequence, the window TCACTTCCTTTTCTCATAAAAGAGGTTGTGGTTGGAAAAAGAGGCTTCATTCTAACTAAATTAGCCCACAAaatttggggtgctggagcctatcccagctgtcttcgggcgagaggcgggattcaccctggaccggtcgccagccaatcacagggcacatatagacaaacaaccattcacactcacattgatacctatggacaatttggagtcaccaattaacctagcatgtttttggaatgtgggaggaaactggagtacccagagaaaacccacgcatgcacggggagaacatgcaaactccacacagagatggccgagggtggaattgaacacaggtctcctagctgtgaggactgcgtgctaaccactcgtccgagtattaaaatattatgtcaaGTTAGAAAAACAATTGAGAATGTTTTGCCAAACAGACATTTCAATCTAGAATTCAGTTCATTCTAGAAAAAGATCCAGTGATCCAGTAGATTCCCTGTTTACATTCCGCAAAATCTGTGAGTAATTGAGACGCCCACAAAAAAGGACATTGACGTTGTcctccaatttcagatcaaaATTTGCATTAAGAATGACTGTTGTAATGATTAGATTACATTCATCTCCAGGAGGCATCAgataaaatgcactttaaaatataaaatgcatgGGTAATCACCACTAATCAATGATTATGTTAGATGAAGCTGTAAAAATTTATTATCTGTCTTTCAGACCTTTGTTGCTGGGGCATTAGTGGGCTTCGCTTGGTTGCTCTGGAGTAGGATCAATTcaccttttatatattttttgttttcacatgtgcaaatgcattttttgtagtCACGGTAACGCCCGATCGATATATCGCAATTGATCTCTGTCCTTGGTTGTAACCCTTGTGACATGCAATATGGTGAGTAATCCGGTAAATTTCTCGAGGCATGTTGCTGCTTGCATGCTGATGTTTTACAGGTGGTGATGCATTTGCCAGTGTCAGAGTAGACCCTCGGGGTGAGCGGCCTGCCAGGAatgtagcacacacacacttacagcgCACAGCTTTTACAAGAAACAGCAAATATTTCACATGCATTCAAGCCACACCATGTCCCACGTAGACTGCTTTTACTGTTGTCAGACATTTAGACATTATCATTTGAGTGGTTTCTCAGATTTTGTgggatttgtttgtgtttgttttaagcTTTGATTCTTTCCATTTTGCTTTCGTATATGACACATTTGTCAAAACGGCAAACTAAAGACCTAACATGTCATAAACAACATAACCATACAATGTTTAGTTCATGAAAAATAGTAGCAAATAAAACCTTGCGCTCACTGCCAATGTCcctaataatgcataataacaatcgtgatgattggacaccacaagATTTTTATATTGATAATTAACTTACCATTTTATTCACGTGGAGTAATTAGGCTTATAGTCTAGGGTCTTGCTTTGCAGCTTGCATGTTTTATAAGCAAAATTGAAGCCGCTCAAGATGCTTCCCATGCTAATCAACACGCTTGATGGCGGCGGACACATAGGGTGACGTTTGTTATTCAATTTCCAAAGTTCCTATACTGTGTAAGTAGTATCTGTGTAGCACAAATTGTGTGCGTATCAATAATGACTCGGTACAACTCATTTTATAGGATGCAATTACAGCCCCCACCCCAATCAGTCCAGAAAAGACCAAATGTTATCCAAGACTGATTTTATCAACACTATGCTTCAATAATGTAATAAGTACAACCATGGATTTTCCATTTCACCAAGACTATGAATTTCAAAATGTACGTAGAATAGAATAACCTTCTGCAGGTTCAGAGAACATGTCATATGTAACATATAGAACTAGGTATGCTGGCTTTATCACATATTTGAATGACTTGTTTTGTTATGACCATTGGCAGTAATATTGAAATTTTGTCTAGTACTATAGTTGTGTTAATCATTGACTACACCTTAAAGCTattgtgtcattgtttgtgGCATGAGCCAGTCATGACTGTCTTGATGAGGGTGTACCAATAAAGTACCCGATAGCCTCGAGGGAGGCCAAAAGTACATAGAAACGACTGAGTACATCCAAACAGCTTTAATACTCGTTGcagaacaacaacataaaaagacTAAAACTATATGTACTGTTTCATGTGCCAACACTGATACTTGATTGGAAGTGTCCACATTCATTTGTAGAAGTCAGTCTAAAATGAGTGTAGTATAGTCACCATGGCATGCGTATTCAGACTCATTTTTATTAGGGGCAATGTCTTAAGTCCCAGTCATCAGTTTCCATTCCGACATCAGGAATAATGTCACCAACAATCTTCAATTTCTTCTGTCAGATGCTAGATTTTTCACTAGACTGTAAAGTGTTTGTGTCTGTGAATCTGGTTCTCAATGACTTCAGGGCCAGACTTTTTGGGGTAGAATTTGGGCTGCTCTGTGCACTGTCCCCCTGTAATCTATCTAGAAGCTTAACGCCGTTGTGCCACACCGTGGACTTGCGTTTGATGGAGCTCTGAATGGTCTCTGAGGTGAAGTAGTAAACCACTGGGTCAAAGCAGCAGTTGGTCACGGCTATGCACAGTGAAATGGGGTAGATGGTTCTCACCACGTGTTCCGCGTTACATCCTTTCAGAACATTCGAGCGGACCAGAGAGTAGAACATGAGATTGACATTGTAGGGGATGAAACAGAAGCAGAAGATGAGCAGATGTACAACAATCATCCTCAGAATCTTAGCTTTGTTGATGCTTCCACCGCGGCTGATGGTCTGGGGTTTCTTCAAAGTCTGTAGAACCATCATGGAGCAGAAAACATTCAGCATCAGCGGGATGACAAAGCCGACCGTTTCAATGAACACCACCACTTTGGAGAGCTCAGACTTCCACTGGTTTTTGGAGTAGTTTTCAAAGCAGTAGTTTGAAGAGGCGTTGACATTTTTGGGTGAAGTGGTGTCCAGAAGGAACCCTGTAGGTATACTTCCAGATAGAACCAACACCCACACCGTGAGACAGGCCAGCTTGGCGTTCCGCTTAGTCCT includes:
- the LOC131138675 gene encoding lysophosphatidic acid receptor 6-like; this translates as MYNSSLQTLGATHTFMKCNKSDDFKYPLYSTVFSLVFVIGFFFNMVAVYIFGCTLKTRNETTTYMVNLVVSDSLFVLSLPFRIVYFIKREWMFGSVLCKISVALFYTNMYGSILFLTCISVDRFLAIVHPFRSQAIRTKRNAKLACLTVWVLVLSGSIPTGFLLDTTSPKNVNASSNYCFENYSKNQWKSELSKVVVFIETVGFVIPLMLNVFCSMMVLQTLKKPQTISRGGSINKAKILRMIVVHLLIFCFCFIPYNVNLMFYSLVRSNVLKGCNAEHVVRTIYPISLCIAVTNCCFDPVVYYFTSETIQSSIKRKSTVWHNGVKLLDRLQGDSAQSSPNSTPKSLALKSLRTRFTDTNTLQSSEKSSI